A region from the Vicia villosa cultivar HV-30 ecotype Madison, WI linkage group LG3, Vvil1.0, whole genome shotgun sequence genome encodes:
- the LOC131662641 gene encoding uncharacterized protein LOC131662641 — translation MAAQSSTSSTKSQVSKNVSHDHFFVWREFVWGAVAGAFGEGMMHPVDTIKTRIQSQAILNGVKNQKGILQMVRSVWKVDGLKGFYRGVLPGVTGSLATGATYFGVIESTKKWIEDSHPSLEGHWAHFIAGAVGDTLGSVVYVPCEVIKQRMQVQGTITSWTSTAIKNGIEIKPGAEIYDYYKGMFHAGCSIWRSQGLKGLYAGYLSTLARDVPFAGLMVVFYEALKDATEYGKQRWISNPNWHVNNSFEGLVLGGLAGGLSAYLTTPLDVVKTRLQVQGSTLRYKGWLDAIYNIWAKEGLEGMFRGSIPRIAWYIPASALTFMAVEFLRENFNERVPNGNLRVQKKKTLQEAT, via the exons TATGGAGGGAGTTTGTATGGGGAGCTGTTGCGGGTGCTTTTGGGGAAGGAATGATGCATCCAGTAGATACCATCAAAACACGAATACAAAGTCAAGCTATTCTAAATGGTGTTAAG AACCAAAAAGGCATATTGCAGATGGTGCGGTCTGTCTGGAAGGTTGATGGATTAAAAG gctTTTACAGGGGTGTACTACCTGGTGTTACTGGGTCTCTTGCGACTGGTGCAACATATTTTGGTGTCATAGAGTCCACTAAAAAGTGGATTGAGGATTCACATCCTAGCCTTGAGGGCCATTGGGCACATTTCATTGCTGGAGCTGTTG GAGATACACTTGGTTCTGTAGTATATGTTCCATGCGAAGTGATAAAGCAGCGCATGCAAGTTCAAGGCACAATTACATCCTGGACTTCTACTGCAATAAAGAATGGCATTGAAATAAAACCTGGTGCAGAAATATATGACTATTATAAAGGGATGTTTCATGCAGGCTGCTCAATATGGAGATCACAAGGCTTAAAGGGTTTATATGCAGG ATATTTGTCTACACTGGCAAGGGATGTACCATTTGCTGGTCTGATG GTTGTGTTCTATGAAGCTTTGAAAGATGCTACAGAGTATGGGAAGCAAAGATGGATATCTAACCCAAATTGGCATGTTAATAATTCTTTTGAAGGACTGGTTTTAGGAGGATTAGCTGGTG GTCTCAGTGCATATCTCACCACTCCTTTGGATGTCGTCAAAACTAGGCTGCAAGTTCAGGGTTCAACTTTGAG GTATAAGGGTTGGTTGGATGCTATCTACAATATATGGGCTAAGGAAGGCTTGGAAGGGATGTTCAGGGGTAGCATCCCCAGAATTGCGTGGTACATTCCGGCTTCAGCGCTTACATTCATGGCTGTGGAATTTCTCAGAGAAAATTTTAATGAAAGAGTGCCCAATGGTAATTTGAGAGtgcaaaagaagaaaactttgcAGGAGGCTACTTAA